The Nicotiana sylvestris chromosome 6, ASM39365v2, whole genome shotgun sequence genomic sequence CCCGCCCCACCCCACCCCGCATaagtgattttttttcattttgttagtttttttttttttaaatcttttgGCTGGAATTTTTTTTACACCTCTACTATATGAACTCGTGCTTTTTATTAATTCAAAAGATTATGGAAGACTTCAGTTATGGAAAGAAGAAGATAAGATATTTAAGAGAATTAAATCTTGCACATATGCAATAAAGTTACTTAACAAAAATCCTTTATATCATAATACCtctttatttttttaactttttatatttgttaaaagtatatatattaaTTTACCCTATTCAAGCTTTCGTTAGAAATACAAAAAATCTTTGTGAAGATCAATTAATACAAAAATGCAGGGTAAAGCTGTATACAATAGATCCTTGTGGTCCGATCCTTCCCCGAGCCCTGCACATAACGAAAGCTTATTGTACCGAGCTGCCTTTTTATTATGGACGAAGGTGCAAtttcacgtaaaaacacaacggCCATAAGACAAACAACAAAATGAACTATAGAAAGCAAGAGTAAAAAAGTTGAAGGGTTACTTGCAAAAAGAGCAGAACAAATATCAGTAAATATAGCTGTACTTAAACCCACATACCCTTTTTAAACCCGCACCCGCATAAATTTTAAATGTTCTTATTTTGCCCGCCCTCGCAACGGTATATGTTTAAACCCGCACCGCCTCACACGTGTCTAAACCCCCACCGCACTGCACCCGCACCGCCGCATTGCCATCCCTAAATGTCAAAGTTGTCAACAAGCTTGAACGATCACAGTCGTTTCCTCTATGCTACCTTAGCTAAAACAAAGGTAAACCGTATTCGTATATAAACATTACAGTTCAACAAGTCTAATTATTTTCCATCACCAAGTTTATGTTATATATATGGTCACTTATCATAAAGGAACGAACTGGGAAGAAGCAACCTTGTAAACGTGAAAGTAACCCATGCAAACAAGGGCAAACGCGAAAAAACAGAGAAATTCAGAGAGTCCGGAATGTGTACAAACTAATAAATCGAGATATAAATTATCAATTGTAGTAGAGCTCGAGACCCATTCCATCGTGAATTTCGTAGTCCTTAAGGGTGATATGATCCTTATAGATCGATAGTATACCACTTTTGAATGCGGATTTTACATTATCGGCACGAGTTCCTGTTTGTGCTGGCTGCCACCAACTTCTTTAGCTTTCTTCCCCAAACGATCATTCAACACCACTTCAATCATCTTTAATTTGCAGATATTGTTTTTTCCTGAGTAGATAGATTGGAATATATAAGTGAGACCGAGATTGCGTTTGTACATATGAGTATTTATATAAGTAGCAATTTTGATGGGATTCTTCTCTCCCCAGATACTTCCAAAGCCATAGGGTGATTTTGTCCAttcatctcgggtaaaagctgcgtGAATAACAACATTCTGGCCGGAACATGCTTTATGGTCTCTTTTAAGTTTTTTGTATGGTATCAAATTCTCGATTAATTATTATATCAAGTTATTATAATCTTTTAGTAATTAAAAGAAATTCTCAATTCATTAGATTATTTTATTCTACACGACTATCCtcttccagaattttgaggggggggggggggggaaagaGAAATAGTGCATGCGCTAATATTTCTCGGTCCTGGAAGAACGACATGATTTGAAGTAGTATTGAGAATTAAATAAATTTGAATTCCTAACACAGGAGTACATCAATTAAACCTTCACAGGTTGGTTTGGACGTTTGTTATATAacatattgttactttaaatacaataatTATTTCAATTTTATTATATCATATTGTTAAATTCATTATTATTAAAATACCCCTCTTATTATTAAAATACCCCTCTTACGTAAAGATCTATGTGTGATCGCGTTGTTACCGTATTCTTTTCTCATCTTGCCATTACAATAATGTTATTTCTCCACCAACTTTTTTAATAATTACTTTACCTTATACTTTAATTTTTCTTTGTAATATTATATGCCTATTCttcaaatatttttcaaattgTTGATATATGACAAAATGACGaagaaataatataaatatatccAAATATTATATACGCTTAAataatatagtatagtataatacgatacattatgaaacgacatACAACAACCATCCGACAAACTATCAAATATATTGTCCCTCTAGTGCATTCGCTAATATTTTAACCAAATTGCTAGAACTATGAATAGTTCACGCCTGTTTTACCTAATACCTTGCTTCCATTCAGTCCCAACAGTAATAGTCACCAGGCTGAAGATAGAACTATTTCATCCAATCTTTGCATGGAACACAGTGAGGCAGAGAAGTTGACGATATACTATTTCAATCAAGCATCCCACAAGTGTGCCTTAAACTGAACAATTAGTGAGGAAAAAGATATGTATAATTATTCATGACGGAGATTACTCCAGAATCCATACAATACTGCCAAAGCTAAATGAATATGCGATAAAAACCAAAATTTTAACTTAATGAAAAGAAAACCTGAACAGTAAACATAGTTTAACAATAAATAATCACTAACAACCAATATGTTATCCTTTTGTTTGATCCCAACTGAAACAAAAAATACACTGTACATATCTGTATAACCTCACCAACTGAGAATGGGTATCCTGCCCATCAGCTCTGAATTCCATATTCAGATAATGATCAACAGAACTGCACAGTTACTCCAGTACCGCGACTTCTTGGTCGACTCTCCAATAGTTAGAATCATTGAACTCTTTTACCCCTGACCCGCCCTCATCTGTACTATCTTTTTCTGACATCTTAGGAACTAGGCTCCTCTTCAATGGAGCTGCTTCCCCAACAATCCCCTCCTTAAGAGCATGTTCCATTGCCTTTTCAGTACCCTCTAATTCTACACCAACAAATTCAACATCCTCTTCAAACAAAGAAGGCACAGCGGCTGCTTTCTGACTAGAATCAGAAACAGATGAACTTTTGCTAGACTCGGGAAATGACGATACACCATTTGGAATAGACTCTCCACCATTACGAGTGGAACTAATTGGGGGAGCTGATGCCTCCCCTGAGTTCACGAGGTTGTCATTACAGTCACCATTATCTTCAAAAGGATTCACAGATCCACCCACTGAGGCATCCCCCCACGAAACCCATTCAGGTATAGGCCTGTCTCCAAACGGGTCATCATTGTCTGACCTCTCGAAATGGAAGAAACCCACATCACCTGACACACCTGCTTTCTCATTCTGTTGATTGAAATCTCCACCATTAGCAGAATTGGCTCCACCAAATCCATTAAAGGCATTTGAACTAGAACTGGCTGTTCCATCTGTAGAACTTTTGCTTTCAACCAATTCATCTAGCTCTCCAACTACCACCTCTTCATCACAATTCATGTTACCGCCGTTTCCATTAGGGTTGATATCTTCCATGACCTCAGTAGGTGAGGtgctcttgggatctccagttCTATCATCTCGGAAAGCAAACCAATCTGAATTTGTGAACAAATTGCTGCAAaggttgtttttattttttttaaaatgtgttGCACAAGATAATAGGTTCAGATACCAAGAAACTGATAGATGCTAACACTCTGAAGCCTACAAGAAGTACCATATTCTTAGCACTCAATTTAAAACAAATCAACATAAGACCATATACAAGTTGACATCTTGTTTAAGATATATTATTCAGCATTGGCATATGTACCATTTACATCTAATGTATGGTCCTCCCATCCCCTGGAAGCACTAAAATTCTAGTTAGCTGGGACTAGTTTGCATCATAGACTTACCAGTTTTACCAATGAAAGAGATGCCACAGAGACAAAACAGAACGCATTCCTCCGGTCAAACAATTGGAAGTAGACACATGTTTCCTCTCAGGTCTCAGCTACCCTACTCCTTTTAAAATACGTGATTTTCCTTTGGTGGGCTAAGAAATTAATATCATTTGCATACGGCTAATTATAGTACATACATCAACGGTACTGAAAGTAAATATGCTCAAGTGTCCCTTGACACAAGTTTCCTTCAGAAAAGACAACCAGAACTCACCTCCCTTGGTCATCTCCCAATCTCAGAACAACTTCAGCAGACTCCTCATCTAAGTAAACATCCTACAAAGGCATGGGCATGAATGTAACATCATAATGAACACTATGCATATAATGAAAAACAGATAAGTGAATCTCACACAAGTTAGTTATCAATTCACTATGCATTTTCTAACTACTCCATTTCTCatccaaaaggaaaacaagttAACCAGAAAAAAAAATCATTAGTACCTCATCGTCCCGATCAAGAGCTCCATGACCCTGTTAACATGCAAGAAAAACCAGGGATGAATAAATCTAGACTGAAATTCAATCCCAACCACAACCCAAAATTTGTGTTTGAGGTTGCAGAGCACTAGTCCCTGAGTTCTTTGGATTCCTTTCCTCCTATACCTAcagaacaccccccccccccttaacTCAAAATTCTTTTCCACAATAAGAAAAAGATATGTTGGAATAGTAAGCATGACTAGAAGGTATCAGGCAAACCAATTACCTCTTCGGCACCATTATTATCATATATGGAGTATTGGAATGCTTGGCTCAGATTATTTGCTAAAGCTGCTACGTCATAATCTCTGCTATGAGCATCTTCCTCGTCGCTGTCCTTTGTCCTATCTTGAAATGCAGTTGGCCGGCTAATTATATAAAAAAGGAAGATAATTATGAATTTATTCCACTACTTGCTTCAGGAACTGAGAAGGACAGTGAGAGGATGCGAGAACACATCAGCAGATCTTTCAGTTCTCTTTTCAAGTATATTTCCAAGTTTGAATTTCCTTCTTGATTACAAGAGTTTCAGTCAAAATTCATCTCATCCATTTTGTAAGATATCTAGACAGTATATAATCTCATCAAAGGACACATTCATGTTAGCTTGTGACCGACAAAAGCGCATCCCTGTTCCCTACTTACTCGCTACCCCACCCATTTCTTCTCTGCCCCCATTTTTACTTCCTTCTCCTAATATTTGAAAATTCAAATATTGAGCTAGAAAGTACTACAAAGAGAGTGCTCGTTATGACACCAAAATATGTTTTAAGAAAATCGACATGCGTGAATTATTCAGAGTAGCTGCATGAGTGGCTGCATACTTTAAAgatctttgtttttgttttctacatgccctgaacatctcttcatttatttttctcaattATGTCCTTCCTCTGTAAGCCATGAATTATTGGTTACACCCTAAAACTATTTGTAGTCTTAATTACCCCCACCCCCCAAACTTGGATATTCGGTAGTTGTTACCCCCTTGGAAACAATAGCATCTCAAGAAAGTGGCATGCACGCACCTGCCACATggattttttgcatttttaataataaaatacattttttacctttttaaatgTATTCATCTTTTAGATcatctttttttaaaatttgtaaTGAAATTTGGCTAGAACTCCATTCTTTAGGCTAAActtttttatttggctaaaaatgATGAAGTTTCAGGTGACTTTTTTAAAAATTTGACCTGAAAAAGAAATACATTGTTGAAACAAATAGCATAGCATCTAAAAAgatataaaacaaaaaaatacatagtttaaACTTTCATTATTTAAACTAAAACTTTTTATTTAGCTAAAATAAGGAGCTCTAAGCAAGTATCTTTTTTTTACAGAATTTacctgaaaaaagaaaaaaatacacagttgaaataaataTCCATAGCatctaaagaagaaataaaaaagtaCACAATTGCAAGTTCATTATTTTGGCTATACTTTTTTATTTGGTAAAAAAATAATGGAACTGTAGCCAAATTTTTCTTTTTACTGATTTAACTCGAAAATAAAAAATACACATTTGAAATAAATAGCCATTGTAtctaaagaaaaaataacaagaaatacaCAGTTGGTATTCTGCCTATATCATTTAAGATCTGTCTCATATTACAAGATTTAAAAACTAAGATTACAAAAAAATCAAGTTACAGAATCAGAATGGGCAAAGACTTACCCACATGCCCATCGATAGACATTTTCGATTGTATTACGCTCCTGTAAGATGTTAGTGTGCCAATCACTCCATTCCATATTTTTCTGGAGTAAAGAAAACACGTTAGCATAAGCAGAGTTGGAACTTGTGCACGAAATCAGATGTCAAATTATATTTATTGAAGGGGACGCTATGTAACAGCATCTTGCACCAAACCTACACAATTATCATCAAAAGCACACAGTAGcaacaaaaagagagaaaagtaaCTAGATGTAGCATACGGTATTTACATACAGCACCGCAAAAATGTATTTTTATTAGAACGCCACCACAAAAATATACAgccattaaaataaaaataaggttgGATTTAGTTTAGTAGAATGAATATTTAACACATGAAGTATAAATTCCATGCAACTACATCCCCAAGAACTCAGATACAAACCAAGCTTCAATTCTTAAATAATTTTTCTATTTGGTGGGTAGGTATTTGTATGTTCAGAATTATCTGTCAACATCCATCATGAAGTTATCTTGACAACGAAATAGTAAGTTCGAACATTAAAGCTTCAAAACCTTTTAGCAATTAGATTCAGAGAACTTCAGAATTCAACTTTTGTGATACGTATCAAGTAACAAGTTTTAAagctattactcacctcaagatgtgCTCGAATGCGATTGTCATTGCTTTCCAACTGAGCAAGTTTGTTAGAAATCCGTGTTATATGTCCTATGTTACCCACTCGGGGTGCTCGTTTACCGGTAGCAGAAAATGTGGGCTGCAGCAATTAAAAAACAAATAGAATATTCTATGTTATTGATTGCAATGAGAATACAAGGTTACTGTTGAATATATTCATATTCCATAGGGAACTTGGGAtaactataaaagaaaaaaagcacATAAACTTGCAACCTAAAAACTTCAAAGAAAAGGAAGTCAGTTACTTCTCTAAGATCAACCTGACTTCCATCGCCAGAAACTGTGGGCTGTTGATCTGTTTGAAGAATTTTTCCAAGAAAATTACACTCTTCAAAAAGATGATCGACAAGAATATTGTTTCCGCTTTCCAAGCATGAGTTTATTATACTCTCCACATGATGATGCAATGCATTGTTATATGGGTACCTATACAGCGTTTATGCAACTTGTTAGAACATCAAAGAAGAAAATAACAAGAAAGTCAGCAATACAAGATCAATGATTTTTGTGCACCCAATAAGTTCGAGAGTCCAGGAGCATAAAGAAACTTACTCAAAAAAGAGATCCAGGACTCTCTCAATTGTCCCAGAGCTGATCAATTCTTCTTCTGCAGCTTCATTGCCGGTTTTTAGTAGAACAGAGATAAATTCCACAATCTACAACAAAGAAGTAAAGCAGTCTAAGATACAAAGTAGGAGACTCAGCTGAGATTATCTGCCCAACAAACTAGCAGTACTAAATGAATGTAGACATGCATTACATGTAATTTCATGCCAGTACCTTGTCTAAGCTACTAGAAGCTGGAAAATGTGTCACAACAAATCCAGTAAATTTAACAAGCAGACTTTTACAACTGCTTGTGACAAAACAGTTGATCCTTGAAAACTATGAAGGAAAGCCATAATAAGGAACATCTAGCTTGGCATATCCTTCTCGGGGATCCCTATCAAATTGGAAATGGAAAGACGATCATCTCTTTTTCTATAAGAATGTAAACAAGCAAACCTTTAACCGATGCTTCCCTAGAGGTGGCCTGAGTTCACCATACGTTGTAGGAAGAATCTTGTCATCAGATGATATGTTCAACAGCTTTAGCAAGTTGCCTGTGTCATAAATGGCATATTACATATCAGCAACAATCACTGATATAGCATTATGTGTGACCTGTGGCCTGTTCTCTGATGCCTCATTTTCTATGACTTTCTTACCACCCTTTTTTAGACAATGTTAATTTAATTTCCAAAGGGCAGAAAGATATTTAAACAAGTATGcagcaattagaatttgattacACATTTCCAAACAGGAAAATTACCGAGTTTGGGCAGCATTGCACTGATAGTCTCAGGATTGACATGCACGGATGACTCATAAACGTACTGGCAGCGGTAAGTATACATCATAGGAGATGGAATTGATCTTTTAGGATCCAACAAAGATATGCATACAGATAATGAATGGACAAGGGCAGACTTCGAATGCGAGTCTTCAAGGGCATGACCAAATATCCTTGCTACAAAACTACACCCAAAGAAAGTTGTAGATCTTAATCAATTATAAATTACTTTCAGCACAAATACAAATGATAATACAGATGGATATTTACTATTAGCATCAAGAGAAGCCCCACAAACCTTGGGCTTGATAGTTTAGTAGCAAGAGGAGATGGTGCATTTCGGGTTATTGTGCATAGACTCTCTGCTGCATTAGCATGTTCTTCTGGAAAACTCTGAACAATAGAGCACTAAATCAGAAATGGTCTAAGCTAGTGTACAAGAAGTACTTCAGGAAAAGACTAGATTGTTCAATTGCATTAAGTAATCCTGGAATCAAGACTGTGAATATATGAATATCACGAAAAGGATGTAAAAAAATAAAGCCAGTTAAAATGAGCTAAGTGTAGTCAAAGGAAcacaaaactaaaattaaaaggaTTTTGTGTCCAAATTGAGTGCCTTAGGAATAGGTAATTCTCATCAACTATAGTAAAAGGAATTTTGTGTCCAAGTTAGTGCCTTACGAGTAGGTAATTCCTATCAAGTATCAACTATATATCCTAGTTCCTCTTGCTCCCAAGTCTCATTTAACAGTTTGTTTACTGTTCAGTAAGCAACAAGCCAACATTAAGAACTAGCAAATCATGGAGCAATAGATCACAGCAAAGGCACTGCCAAGGAATAATATAACCAGGCAGACATAATAAAATACAATTAAGAAACCATGCCAACAAAGCCGTCAGTAATTAATGCCGAAACATGCCCAGTACATAGACAGTCTATATGACTACAACCGTAGTATATTAATTATCACCAGTACCAAAGAAAATGATCACATAATCAGGTAGCTCCATATTTTGGACTTACAGAGGGGCTCAATTTATCCACAATCATTTCTAATAAATTGCTGTCAGCCAACCATTGCATGACATCCTTAGTATTGGGGTAAATATCAGCGCCTACAAGTCGCACCAAAACCTATAAGAAAGAGCTGATCAGAGAAAAAAGTTTTTCCTTCGCAAGTAAAATGATTAATCTATTTATATGTACATATACGTTAAAATCAAGTagcataaacaaaaaaaaattgtggTAGACGGTAAACTGAAAACTGCGCTACAACCTCCATAATGGATGTAATACCAATCAAATCCACCATCTGACGGAATACATCATGATGGGCctgcaaataaaataaaaagaaccAATGTAAATACCTATTTTATTAGAggaaaaaaggagagagaaaaaaCACAAACACCTAGCAACTGTGTCGTGAATCCACATGGCCATACCCTTAGACATTAAATCAGTTTCCTTTTTACGTCAGAATTATAAGGCTTTGCCTTGGTAACCTTACAAAAAGGATTTGATATGATCTCCAATATATACCCCATAACCAAGCTGCCTGAAGCCAATTAATTCCAATAGGGGCTTCAAATAGTTGCAGCATAAAAAAGTTAAGCAAGCAGTGAACTCATGACGCTCATAGCTCCCCCCTTACCACGTATAAGAAATCTGAGGACTTAGATATAATCTCCTGTGTATCAACCCCTCCCAGTAATCAGAATGTTTGATGCTTAAGCAGCCATTCTTCCATAAGGGTAATAAAAGTAGTCTTATCTTCATTCATCTAATCAAATATAAGCTAATGACCCTCCTAGTTCCACCATCCATTTAACATGTCTATGAAGGTGAGACAAGAGCATAAAACAAGTTATACACTTATACTACAACTTTACTTCTCCATGAGATCCCACCCTAAAATTGCACCCATGAAAAGTTCAATGATTTTGCAACTTTTAGTATCAAATGAGGCAGGCTTTTAGAACCTACTTAGGATGGTTAATAAGTAAGAGGATAGCAGAGCGACTCTGAAGATACTAACATGGAAAACATACGTAAGACAGCATGGAAAAACTATTAGAAGTAGGAGCGGAAATTTTCGTTTTCCTTTTTGGTTTCAACTTCCAAATATGAAAGGTTAGGAAGGAAGATATACACATTGTGGTTTTATATATAGTGAAAACGAGTCAGGGAGAACATAAAAGCAAGTGGTGTAAGAGAGGGTAAACTGGTAAAGTGAGAAAGAGCATTGGACAAATTAGGAGCAGAGATTTTGCAAAAGTAAGTCACATGGGAGAGGAAAAGCAGGAATAACTGGATGTTCAAAAAAGAATAAGGATCCAACAGCACAATTGTGATGGTCTGCTAATAAAGTAGAATAACTACAAATATCAACTGCATGTACTAAGTACCAACTAAATAGAATTTATTAGGCCCACCTGAACATAATTCATCAGTGGAATTGTCTTCCGCAACATGAGGCACACTACAACCTGCGTGCATCAAAACTACGTTAAGCTTCAGCCAAataacatttcaacaacaaaggaCAAAGGATTTCTTTTATACATGAAGGATGTGGATGAATCAGGTTGTACCTTGCTAAAATACCCAGCAAGCAATGCGCTATGAGGACGGTTGGGCtccaagaaagaaaagagcaaaTCCATTAGCTGTGCCACAGtagaaaaatgaccaaattatcaGGGCAGACTAACTGCATTATTGATACAAACTTTGATTTGGATAAAGTATTGACACAAACTATTACAACTGCATCTTAAGAATACAATACCTCTTCCTCATCCACTAGAGTTTTAAGGATGACATCGATTTCACAAGTGAATATCTCACATGCGATGAAAGGAAACCTACAGCATGAAACAGCATTCAGAAATACTGCTAAATTTTCAAGGATATAGGCATGTACATTTTATAAAATATTGACATGACAATTGAGGCTCGGTCATGTCAAAACTTACTTAAATTTCCAATTGCTATCAGCATCCTCAGACGGCTCTTCAACAATGTATCGCAGCAACTGCTCAACCTGAGCTCTATCTCTCAAACTGAAATCAAAATCATAGTCTcccaatgaactttgaaactatTAATGGGAAATAGTACTTGGTTAAGACATTAGTGTCTTCCCTGAAAGCAGTATGTCAATTGACTGTTACTGAAACTATCAACTGGACTACATAATTTAAATTTACAAGCTAAAACTGGGAGGATGTTTACAAATTTATCAGACGGCTGTTCAAAGCTTTGCATTCTTGGATTATCTCTTCTTCGTCGAGAAGCTCTTCCAATGTGAAGTTTTCCTTGTCTAACACTGCTTCAACCTACTCATAAAAAAAACGGTTTCAACCTTAACTTCCACGCAAAATATATTTGAACAATTAGAGCATCGAGTTTGAACGAAATCAAACGTcggagaaaataaataaataaatatcacAGCTTTTTGTGTCGATTGGCAAAGGTAAAAGCCAGTCAGCAAGCTTTCAGAATTACATATGTTTGACATGTATAGTAGATACACCAAAGTAAAGGGCATTCATGAATCATGCAGCATAGTATAACTTTACACCAAATTTCTCCCACTCATCTATAAGCAGGGAATTCAACTGTAACTCAAGTAATACATTCAACCACCAGATTAACACATTGAAtgaatccaacaccaataaaatGCTTAAAAGAATGAAAATTTGTTCGTATAATTGAAATACAACGAGGAAAGCATATAAATCCACTACATACCGGCGAACAAGACAGATTAGTGAGCTTCCAAAACATATTGAATGATAATAGATCTGTAAGACCTAAACTGAATCAAGACAGGGTTTTTTGAGGTTCTGGAGCGAATAGCGTCAGCAGTCAGCAAAACCCCCAGCTTTTGAAGATCATACGACACAGATTTTAAAGCAAGAAAAGATCGAGAGGAAAGAGAGGAAGCTCTGCGGGTGTgtgcgagagagagagagggaggagATTCCTAAAAGTTTGCAGCGGAGAAACAAGGGTTAATGTTTATTGTTGATGGAGAAATGAGGGCGGAAAAGTTAATAGTCACAAAT encodes the following:
- the LOC104235291 gene encoding uncharacterized protein isoform X1, with translation MFWKLTNLSCSPVEAVLDKENFTLEELLDEEEIIQECKALNSRLINFLRDRAQVEQLLRYIVEEPSEDADSNWKFKFPFIACEIFTCEIDVILKTLVDEEELMDLLFSFLEPNRPHSALLAGYFSKVVVCLMLRKTIPLMNYVQAHHDVFRQMVDLIGITSIMEVLVRLVGADIYPNTKDVMQWLADSNLLEMIVDKLSPSSFPEEHANAAESLCTITRNAPSPLATKLSSPSFVARIFGHALEDSHSKSALVHSLSVCISLLDPKRSIPSPMMYTYRCQYVYESSVHVNPETISAMLPKLGNLLKLLNISSDDKILPTTYGELRPPLGKHRLKIVEFISVLLKTGNEAAEEELISSGTIERVLDLFFEYPYNNALHHHVESIINSCLESGNNILVDHLFEECNFLGKILQTDQQPTVSGDGSQVDLREPTFSATGKRAPRVGNIGHITRISNKLAQLESNDNRIRAHLEKNMEWSDWHTNILQERNTIENVYRWACGRPTAFQDRTKDSDEEDAHSRDYDVAALANNLSQAFQYSIYDNNGAEEGHGALDRDDEDVYLDEESAEVVLRLGDDQGSNLFTNSDWFAFRDDRTGDPKSTSPTEVMEDINPNGNGGNMNCDEEVVVGELDELVESKSSTDGTASSSSNAFNGFGGANSANGGDFNQQNEKAGVSGDVGFFHFERSDNDDPFGDRPIPEWVSWGDASVGGSVNPFEDNGDCNDNLVNSGEASAPPISSTRNGGESIPNGVSSFPESSKSSSVSDSSQKAAAVPSLFEEDVEFVGVELEGTEKAMEHALKEGIVGEAAPLKRSLVPKMSEKDSTDEGGSGVKEFNDSNYWRVDQEVAVLE
- the LOC104235291 gene encoding uncharacterized protein isoform X2 — translated: MFWKLTNLSCSPVEAVLDKENFTLEELLDEEEIIQECKALNSRLINFLRDRAQVEQLLRYIVEEPSEDADSNWKFKFPFIACEIFTCEIDVILKTLVDEEELMDLLFSFLEPNRPHSALLAGYFSKVVVCLMLRKTIPLMNYVQAHHDVFRQMVDLIGITSIMEVLVRLVGADIYPNTKDVMQWLADSNLLEMIVDKLSPSSFPEEHANAAESLCTITRNAPSPLATKLSSPSFVARIFGHALEDSHSKSALVHSLSVCISLLDPKRSIPSPMMYTYRCQYVYESSVHVNPETISAMLPKLGNLLKLLNISSDDKILPTTYGELRPPLGKHRLKIVEFISVLLKTGNEAAEEELISSGTIERVLDLFFEYPYNNALHHHVESIINSCLESGNNILVDHLFEECNFLGKILQTDQQPTVSGDGSQPTFSATGKRAPRVGNIGHITRISNKLAQLESNDNRIRAHLEKNMEWSDWHTNILQERNTIENVYRWACGRPTAFQDRTKDSDEEDAHSRDYDVAALANNLSQAFQYSIYDNNGAEEGHGALDRDDEDVYLDEESAEVVLRLGDDQGSNLFTNSDWFAFRDDRTGDPKSTSPTEVMEDINPNGNGGNMNCDEEVVVGELDELVESKSSTDGTASSSSNAFNGFGGANSANGGDFNQQNEKAGVSGDVGFFHFERSDNDDPFGDRPIPEWVSWGDASVGGSVNPFEDNGDCNDNLVNSGEASAPPISSTRNGGESIPNGVSSFPESSKSSSVSDSSQKAAAVPSLFEEDVEFVGVELEGTEKAMEHALKEGIVGEAAPLKRSLVPKMSEKDSTDEGGSGVKEFNDSNYWRVDQEVAVLE